In Oscillospiraceae bacterium, the genomic window GGGGCAGGAGAACTTTTTCCACCGCATGAACCTGCATCTGATCCAGGCTGACAATGCCATCCGGCAGGACCTGCTCATCCGAAACGAGGACGAGCTGATCCACGCCATGAACCACTTTGAGCTGCGGGGCGGCGGCGGCACCGACTTCCGGCCCGCCTTTGCCTATGTGGACCGGCTCTGCGCCGAGAAAAAGTTCTCGAACCTGCGGGGACTGCTCTACTTTACCGACGGCATGGGCACCTACCCGGCAAAGCGCCCGGCCTACGACACGGCCTTCCTGTTTTTAGGAGAGCGGTTCGACGACGCCAATGTGCCGCCCTGGGCTATGAAAGTGGTGCTGGACGAAGAAGAATTTACCGGTGCGGCGGCCCGCCCGGCCAGCGCTCTTGCCGACGCGCTGGCCGAAGAGGACGACCTGTACCGTGACCTGAACAACTCCTGAAACGAGGGGGAAGCTGTTATGAACATCAAACGCGCCAAAGAAGAGATCGAACACACCGTCAAGGCCTATCTTGCCAAGGATGCCCTGGGGGAATACGCCATCCCGGCCATCCGGCAGCGCCCTATCCTGCTGATGGGGCCTCCGGGCATCGGTAAGACCCAGGTGATGGAGCAGGTGGCCAGAGAGTGCGGGGTGGCACTGGTGGCCTATACCATCACCCATCACACCCGCCAGAGCGCCGTGGGTCTGCCCTTTATCCGGCAGCGCCACTACGGCGACAAGGACGTCTCGGTGACCGAGTACACCATGAGCGAGATCATCGCCAGCATCTACGCCAAAATGGAGGCCACCGGCCTTTCGGAGGGCATCCTGTTCATCGACGAGATCAACTGTGTGTCCGAGACGCTGGCTCCCACCATGCTGCAGTTTTTGCAGTGCAAGACCTTCGGCAACCAGGCGGTGCCGGCGGGCTGGGTCATTGCGGCAGCAGGCAACCCGCCGGAGTACAACAAATCCGTCCGGGACTTTGACATCGTGACCCTTGACCGCGTGCGCCGCATGGACATTGAGCCCGACCTGCCGGTGTGGAAGGACTACGCCCGGGCGGCCCACATCCACAGCGCCATCCTGAGCTATCTGGAATTGCACCCTCAGAACTTCTACCAGATCAACGCCGACGTGGACGGCACCCAGTTCGTCACCGCCCGCGGCTGGGAGGACCTGTCTAATCTGCTGGATACCTACGAGCAGTTGGGCCTGCAGGCCGATGAGGACCTCATCAAGGAATACATCCAGCACCCGAAGATCGCTGAGGACTTCTCGGCCTATCTGGACCTTTACTATAAGTACCGCGATGACTACGGCGTGGAGGAGATCCTGGCCGGGCAGGCAAAGCCCGCCGTGTTCGCCCGGCTGCTGCAGGCCCCGTTTGACGAGCGACTGTCGCTGGTCAGCCTGCTTCTGGCGGGCCTGAACACCCGGTTTGCTGCGTCCCGGCAGGCAGATGCGGTGGCCGATGCCTGCTATGCCTTCCTGCGGGAGACGAAAAAGGCCCTTGCCACCCTGCCGGACGATGTACCGGACGGCTCGGCAGAGCTGTTCAGTCAGCAGATCGCAGATTACGATGCCGAGACCCAGCATCAGCGGGACGCGGGCCTGCTGAGCCACGACGCCCTGACCACTCGCCTGCAGGTGCAGGCCGTGTTGCGCCGGTGGGAAGGCGAACTGCGCCGCGCCAACGCCGCCGGGACCCAGGAGGCCTTTGAACTGCTGCGTGGGCAGTTCCAGACGCTGGCCGATGACCGCGAAAAAGCTCAGCAGACCGCCAGTGCCGCCCTGGAAGCAGCCTTTGACTTTATGGAGCAGGCCTTTGCCGAGAGCCAGGAAATGGTGGTGTTCGTCACCGAGCTCACCGTGAACCCGGTGTCCCATGCTTTCCTCACCGAGAACGGCTGCGAGCGCTATTTCCAGTACAACAAGGATCTGCTGCTGGACCACCGCAAAGCTGCCCTGCAGCAGGAGCTGGCCGCTGAGCAGCGCCGCCACGGGGGCGTGTGAGCCATGTGGGAAAATGTCCGGTTCAGCGCATTCAGCCTGACTTTCTGGCTGTTTTTGCTGCGGAGCATGGGCTGCATCGCCTGAACGAAACCTGAAAAAGCTGAGCACCTGCCAGACGGCGGATGCTCAGCTTTTTGTTTTTGCGGTATTTTGAGGTCGGCTCAGTCCAGCCACAGCTTCCCTTCGCAGGCCAGCACCTGGTCCAGGATCATGCGAGACACCCGTGCTCCGTACACGATGGCGGGGTGGTCGTTGTACTCAATGATGTCGTGGAAGTCCTTGTTCATCAGCACGATGACATACTCCCCATAGGGCGTGTGCACGATGCCGCCGTCGTTGCGGCAGGCGTTCATGCTGCCGCTTTTGCTGGCCACCCAGAGCAGCTCCGGGGCCCCGGTCTCCTCGCAGTCCAGATAATACTGCGGGAAGTCCTTGGTCAGCATGGTGTTGTAGTGCTGCTGACGCAGGATGGCCAGCATCTCGATGCTGGCGGCTTTGCTCACCAGGGTGCCCCGAGCCATCTGGGCCAGCAGGGAAGCGTAGTCCCGGGGCGTGGTGGTGCCCAGCTGCCGGTACCGGTCAAAGTGCAGGGCGTTGTGCAGTACGGTGTGAGCAAAGCCCAGCTCCCGGATGCAGGCGTTGATGGTGTCCAGCCCCAGGTAGTCGATGAGCATGTTCGTGGCGATGTTGTCTGAGCAGATGATCATCATGGTGGCGGTATCCTTCACCTTGAGGCGGGCCCCCACGCCCAGGGCACGCAGCATGCCGCTGCCGTCCACGAACTGGCTGGCCTCGTATTCGATCTCGGCGGAAAGATCCGCCTTGCCGCGCTCGGCCTGCAGGTAGAGCGCCGCCAGCAGAAAGGCCTTGATGACCGAGGCCGTCTCAAATTCCTCGTCAGCCCCGCGCTCCACGGTGTGGCCCCGCAGGTCGTCCACAAAAACGCTCATCCTGCCCTGATAGGAATACAGTTCGGCGTCGATGCGCTTTTCCAGTGTCATGTTCTTGTCCATTGCGGCATTCTCCCGTCTGTTTTACAGGTTGTGCTCAAAGAAATCCCGGGCATTGCGCCAGAAGATGCGCTCCACCTCGTCCTCGGTAAAGCCAGCCCTGCGCAGGGCGTCGGCCAGCAGCGGCATGTCCGCCGCTGTTTCCAGCTGGTGGTGGCCGTCGATGCCGTCAAAGTCGCTGCCCAGGGCCAGCACCCCGATACCGCCCACCTGCTTGTAGTGGGCCGCGTGCTCTGCGATGCGCTCCACCGTGCTGCGGCAGGCTTCCGGGTGAGCGGGGTCGGTGTCCAGGAAAGCAGCATAGTAGTTCAGCCCCGCGATGCCGCCTTTTTCGGCCAGGGCGCGGATCATCGCGTCCGTCAGGTTGCGGGTGTGGGGGCACAGGGCGCGGCAATTGGAGTGGCTGGCCGCAAAGGGGCGGGTGCCGTGTTCCACGATGTCCCAGAAGCCCCGGTCAGAAAGATGGCTCACATCCGCGATCATGTGCAGGCGCTCCATCTCGGCCAGAAAGGCAAAGCCCGTCTCGGTCAGGCCGCGCTGGGTCTGAGCCGCCAGCGGCCCGCCGGGGTTTGCCTGCGGGGCGGCCAGCTCGTTGTCGTGGTTCCAGGTCAGGGTCATCATGCGCACGCCCAGCTCATACATCCGGCGCAGCACGCCCAGGCTGCCCTTGCAGCAGCCGCCCTCCTCCACGGTGAGCAGGCCGCTGATCTTTCGGCTTCGGCGTTTTTGCGGATGTCGGCCGCCGTGTACACCGGGGCAATGCGGTCCGGGTATTTTGCCATGATCCGCTTGAACACGTCGATCTCTTCCAGCGCCGTCACCAGAGGGTCGGCACCGGGGGTGGGGTCGGCCAGGTTCACAAACGCGGCCAGACATTGCAGCATGTAGTCTCCGGCCTGCAATTTTTCCAGGTCGATGTGCAGATCATTGTGGGCAAAGCTTGCGGGGGTGCCATTCTTTTCGGCACGGCGCAGCTCGCTGAGGGTATCACAGTGCAGATCCCAAACCTTCATAATGCTTCCTCCTTATGCTTCTTCGCCCAGCAGCTGCAGCAGCTCCTCAGGCTTCATGGACAGGATCGCACCGTCGGCCGAGCCGGTGACGGTGTCCGCCAGCGACTGCTTGGCCTGCTGCAGCTCCACGATCTTTTCTTCAATGGTGTCCTGTGCAATGAGCTTATACACCTGCACAGGGTTCTTCTGACCGATGCGGTAGGCGCGGTCGGTGGCCTGATTCTGGGCCGCCACGTTCCACCACGGGTCGTAGTGGATGACGATGTCGGCCGCGGTCAGGTTCAGGCCGGTGCCGCCGGCCCGCAGCGAGATCAGGAATACGCTGGCTTCCCCGGCATTGAAGCGGCGCACCCGCTCGGCACGCACCGGCTTGGGGGGTGGAGCCCTGCAGGGTGAAGTGGCTCACCCCGGCCTCGTCCAGCCGCTGGGCCAGCAGGTCCAGCATGGAGGTGAACTGGCTGAACAGCAGGATGCGGTGGCCGCCCTCCACGGCGGCGGTGACCAGCTCCATGCAGGCGTCCAGCTTGGCGCTGCCGCCGGACCAGTTGTCAGCCACAAGGCGGGGGTCGCAGCAGATCTGCCGCAGCCGCATGAGCACCGCGAACACCGCCATTTTGTCCTCGGGCTTGGCGGCGCGCAGCTTCTCGCGGGCGTCCACCACGGCGGCAAGGTACAGCTTGCGCTGTTCGGTGTCCAGCTCGATGCGGTGGACATTTTCGGTCTTGGGTGGCAGCTCCCGCAGCACATCCGCCTTCATGCGGCGCAGGATGAACGGCCCGGTGAGCTGATTCAGCCGCCGCACGGCGTTGGCATCTTCCTCCTGCACGATGGGCTTTTCAAACCGGGCACAGAAGTTCTTGTACGGCGGCAGATAGCCTGGCATGAGGAAGGAGAAGATGCTCCACAGCTCGCCCAGCCGGTTCTCCACCGGGGTGCCGGTCAGGGCAAAGCGTACCTGACTGCGGACCTGGCACACGGCCTTGTATTTCTGGGTGGTATGGTTCTTGATGGCCTGCGCTTCGTCCAGGATGCAGGCATAGAAGGGCTGTTCGGCGTAGCGGTCCTCATCGCGGCGCAGCAGGTCGTAGCTGGTCACCACAAGATCGGCCTCTGCCCACCGGCGGGCCAGCACAGCGCGATGGGCGGCGTCGCCGTCCATCGCCACACAGGTGAGCTGCGGGGTGAACTTTTTGCACTCTTCCTCCCAGTTCAGCACCAGTGACGCCGGGCACACGATGAGGCTGGGCAGGGGCTGCCCGCCCTCCTTGAGGGCCAGCAGGTAGCTCAGCACCTGCAGGGTCTTGCCCAGGCCCATGTCATCGGCCAGGATGCCGCCCATGCCGTAGCCGTCCAGCGTGCGCAGCCAGCGGTAACCGTCCCGCTGATACTTGCGCAGCACGCTGTGCAGGGACTGGGGCGGGGTATACTCGCTGTCCTTCACGGCATGGAAGCTGCGGCTGATGCGGCGGAATGCCTCGTCGCGGCTGAAGCGCAGGCCGTTCTGGCCCGAAAGTGCCCAGTCCAGCGTGGGGGCGCGGTAAAGCGGCAGTTCCGCATGGTCCATCTTTGAGCTTTGCGCCGGACAGCTCCAGCGTTTCGTTCAGCTCGTCCAGCCCTTCCAGATTGTCGTCCAGCCGCAGGCAGGCGGCCGTCGCGCAGGCGGTGGTAGCGTTTTTTCTGGTGCAGGGACTGCAGCAGCTCCCGCAGCTCTGCGGTCGGGAACTCGCCGGTGTCCACCTCCAGGTCCAGTACGCTGCCGTGCACCGACACGCCCACCGAAATTTTGGGCGGGGCGGCCTGCAGATTGCGGAAGGCGTCGCTCAGGTACACTTCGCCTTCGTCCATCAGGGCGGGCACACCCTCTTCCAGCAGGCGGTACAGCGGCTCTTCGTCCGTGACCATGTACTGTCCCGGCTCGGTGGGGTCCGGCTCCAGCCAAGTGGCCAGCAGCCGGTCGGCCCGGCGCTCGGCGCGGGTGTCCCGCAGCAGGCCCGCCGGGGCCGGGCCGGAGGGGGTGATCCGGTCCTCTCCGTACAGGAATTCGGCGTGGGCGGTCACGGTCATACCACGGTCGCGGGGCGCATCCAGATAGAACTGCACCACGGGTTCCAGCGGGATCTGGTTCAGCAGCAGGCGTTCCGGGTCCACGATGGTCAGCTTGCTGCCCAGCTCCGGCAGCACATAGCTGCAGAATTCGGTGGCGTCGGCACTGGTGAAAAACAGGCTTTTGCCGCACAGCGCCTGCAAAGCCGGAAGGATGCGGGCACTGGAAGCCCGCTGCAGCCGCCACAGGGTATCGGCGCTGTAAAGATAATCATAGTCCAGCCCGTGCACGGCGTTCAGGGCCGGGAGGGTGTCGATCTGCACACCGCCCCGGCGGCGCTGCACCGTCATGGTGATGACGGGCAGGCCCTCCTGCAGGGCGTAGCCGCCCAGCGTGCCGGTGGGCGCATACAGCTGCACCAGCGCGTCAAAGATCTCACCGGTCAGCGGCAGGCCGCCTGCCGGGGCATCCGACGCCGCATAGCTGTAGCTGCGCACCACGTTGGTCTCCATGCTCTGCTTGGCGTTCACCTGCCGACGCAGCAGCTGCAGCAACTGACGGCTCTCTTCGTCAAAGGCGTCCCAGCGGTGCACAAAGGTCAGAAAGCGGCCATAGCCGGCACTGCGGCCGTGCTCCACATCGTCCAGCAGGGCAGGGATGCTCTTGACCACATACTGCCGCCCCCGCTCCCGGTTGGCGATGCGCAGCCGCAGCCACGGCTGCCCGCCGGACAGCATGGTCAGCTCCGGTTCCAGCTCCACAAAGCCGGTGTCCTGAGGGGGATCTCCGGCCTCGCCCAGGTCCTGCAGGGCACTCTGTTGGTAGGTCTCCAGCAGCTTGCGGGCCTCCTGGTCGGTGACGGGGGCGTCGCCCCGCCACTTGCGGCCGAACAGCATTTCCAGCCCGGAAGCATAGCTGTCCTTCCGGGAAGCGGCGGGGTTCAGCCCATCGGTGCCCCGCACCACGCCCGGGATGGATTCCGGGGCGGCCGGTGCCTTGGGGGCGGGGTGCTTGGCCGCATCCTCCAGCAGCAGCGCGCCGATGTGCTTGCAGTAGGTGCCGTCACCGTTCTGGTTGTAGGGGCAGTCGCAGGAAGCACTGACAAAGCTGCCGTTCTCCCGCAGCCAGACCTGTGTATAAAAACAGTCGGCTCCATTGCCTTGCACCAGCGCCGAGACATGGCGTACGCCATCCTCGTTGGTGGTGCAACTGCTCTGCAGGATGCGGCGGCGGTATTTCTGGGCACGCTCAAATACCATTTCGCCCAGCAGTGTGCGGATCTCGTCTGCGTCCATGGATGTCCCCTCCCCCGGTTCGCCGGTGAAAACCTTCTTATCTTATAAGGATACCGCACCCGATGCCCGGATGCAAGAGGTCAGGAACGAAAAAAAGCTCCACATCCTGCCGGTCAGGCAGTACATGGAGCTTTCGGTCCGAGGGATCGTTTCCTTTCCGGAACCATTATTTCAGGCGGGTCAATCTGTTCAGGAGCATCACCGCAAGCACAATGATGCCAATGACCAGAATGATTCCAACCATTCCAATGATCATAATCGGAAGCGTGGTCATCCACGAAGAAAGATAAATCATCACGGCACCTCCTTCAGGCCATCAGGGTCAGGATCAGTCCACCCGCGATCACGGAGGCAATCTGACCCGAAACATTGACGCTGATGGAATACATCAGCAGAAAATTCTGGTTGTCTTCTTCCAGTCCCATCTTATTGACTACTCGGCCGCTCATGGGGAATGCGGAGATCCCCGCAGCACCGATCATGGGATTCAGTTTCCTTCCCTCTGGCAGGAACAGATTGATCAGCTTTGCAAACAGCACTCCGCCGGCCGTGTCAAAAACAAAAGCCACCAGACCCAACGCAAGGATCAGCAGGGTGTCCGGCCGGACAAACTGATCTGCCGTCATCTGCCCGGCCACTGTAAGGCCCAGCACAAGAGTGATCAGATTTGCCAGCACATTCTGTGCCGTTTCGCTCAGCGTATTCAGCACACCGCACTCCCGCAGCAGGTTGCCGAACATCAGGAAACCTACCAGTGCCACACTGGCAGGTGCGACCATGCCCGCAATGACCGTGACCACGACCGGGAACAGGATCCGGGTCAGGCGGCTGACACTGCTCTTTTCATAGGGCATTCGGATACTGCGTTCCTTCCGGGTAGTCAGCAGACGGATCACGGGCGGCCTGAACAATGGGGACCATCGCCATATAGCTGTAGGCAGCTACCATGATCGCGCCCAGATAGCGGGAGCCAAGCGTGT contains:
- a CDS encoding oxaloacetate decarboxylase → MIYLSSWMTTLPIMIIGMVGIILVIGIIVLAVMLLNRLTRLK
- a CDS encoding class A beta-lactamase-related serine hydrolase, with product MDKNMTLEKRIDAELYSYQGRMSVFVDDLRGHTVERGADEEFETASVIKAFLLAALYLQAERGKADLSAEIEYEASQFVDGSGMLRALGVGARLKVKDTATMMIICSDNIATNMLIDYLGLDTINACIRELGFAHTVLHNALHFDRYRQLGTTTPRDYASLLAQMARGTLVSKAASIEMLAILRQQHYNTMLTKDFPQYYLDCEETGAPELLWVASKSGSMNACRNDGGIVHTPYGEYVIVLMNKDFHDIIEYNDHPAIVYGARVSRMILDQVLACEGKLWLD
- a CDS encoding SNF2 helicase associated domain-containing protein, yielding MDADEIRTLLGEMVFERAQKYRRRILQSSCTTNEDGVRHVSALVQGNGADCFYTQVWLRENGSFVSASCDCPYNQNGDGTYCKHIGALLLEDAAKHPAPKAPAAPESIPGVVRGTDGLNPAASRKDSYASGLEMLFGRKWRGDAPVTDQEARKLLETYQQSALQDLGEAGDPPQDTGFVELEPELTMLSGGQPWLRLRIANRERGRQYVVKSIPALLDDVEHGRSAGYGRFLTFVHRWDAFDEESRQLLQLLRRQVNAKQSMETNVVRSYSYAASDAPAGGLPLTGEIFDALVQLYAPTGTLGGYALQEGLPVITMTVQRRRGGVQIDTLPALNAVHGLDYDYLYSADTLWRLQRASSARILPALQALCGKSLFFTSADATEFCSYVLPELGSKLTIVDPERLLLNQIPLEPVVQFYLDAPRDRGMTVTAHAEFLYGEDRITPSGPAPAGLLRDTRAERRADRLLATWLEPDPTEPGQYMVTDEEPLYRLLEEGVPALMDEGEVYLSDAFRNLQAAPPKISVGVSVHGSVLDLEVDTGEFPTAELRELLQSLHQKKRYHRLRDGRLPAAGRQSGRAGRAERNAGAVRRKAQRWTMRNCRFTAPPRWTGHFRARTACASAATRHSAASAAASMP
- a CDS encoding AAA family ATPase; the encoded protein is MNIKRAKEEIEHTVKAYLAKDALGEYAIPAIRQRPILLMGPPGIGKTQVMEQVARECGVALVAYTITHHTRQSAVGLPFIRQRHYGDKDVSVTEYTMSEIIASIYAKMEATGLSEGILFIDEINCVSETLAPTMLQFLQCKTFGNQAVPAGWVIAAAGNPPEYNKSVRDFDIVTLDRVRRMDIEPDLPVWKDYARAAHIHSAILSYLELHPQNFYQINADVDGTQFVTARGWEDLSNLLDTYEQLGLQADEDLIKEYIQHPKIAEDFSAYLDLYYKYRDDYGVEEILAGQAKPAVFARLLQAPFDERLSLVSLLLAGLNTRFAASRQADAVADACYAFLRETKKALATLPDDVPDGSAELFSQQIADYDAETQHQRDAGLLSHDALTTRLQVQAVLRRWEGELRRANAAGTQEAFELLRGQFQTLADDREKAQQTASAALEAAFDFMEQAFAESQEMVVFVTELTVNPVSHAFLTENGCERYFQYNKDLLLDHRKAALQQELAAEQRRHGGV